One window of the Streptomyces asoensis genome contains the following:
- a CDS encoding nSTAND1 domain-containing NTPase yields the protein MAAGRLRSAVSAPTGRPLDELRGQAVRRPLESYALVIVDRFEELFTLCQEQSEREAFIEGLCRSAADGLPVVLGVRADFYGHCVAHPLFFAGNPGLQAGRECDPRPAGAKRRSSLRLWGDGQVGRFWLSM from the coding sequence GTGGCAGCCGGGCGCCTGCGAAGTGCTGTATCTGCGCCCACCGGGCGTCCGCTGGACGAGCTGCGCGGCCAGGCCGTGCGACGGCCGCTGGAGTCCTACGCGCTGGTGATCGTGGACCGGTTCGAGGAGCTGTTCACGCTGTGCCAGGAGCAGTCCGAACGGGAGGCGTTCATCGAGGGCCTGTGCCGCAGCGCCGCAGACGGCCTACCGGTGGTGCTCGGAGTGCGCGCGGACTTCTACGGACACTGCGTTGCCCATCCCCTGTTCTTCGCAGGGAATCCCGGCCTTCAGGCCGGGCGGGAATGCGATCCTCGGCCCGCAGGCGCGAAGCGCCGGAGTTCTCTGCGTCTTTGGGGTGACGGTCAGGTCGGCCGCTTCTGGTTGTCGATGTAG
- a CDS encoding transposase produces the protein MGTGSVFWPPSYFAKSCGSAPLSIVKDYIDNQKRPT, from the coding sequence ATCGGCACGGGATCCGTCTTCTGGCCCCCGTCGTATTTTGCGAAATCCTGCGGCAGCGCACCACTGAGCATCGTCAAGGACTACATCGACAACCAGAAGCGGCCGACCTGA
- a CDS encoding nuclear transport factor 2 family protein, translating into MTWPTGPDAAPAPSAALYPEVSGFYARQMQRLDSGDAQGWAATFTEDALFHLPTRPEPMRGRAALESGARTAAAAIAAAGERRRHVTGMFVIDERPDGALDVRAYTVIYATRIGGASRVHQVCVCEDVLVRAQGGLRVRSRRVSLDDQATGQTTGQTAGQAGGQAGGAGHAGRAGQAAEAGPGRSGPGGSGPGGSGRPGPVRP; encoded by the coding sequence ATGACCTGGCCGACCGGACCCGACGCCGCGCCCGCACCGAGCGCGGCGCTGTACCCGGAGGTGTCGGGGTTCTACGCCCGTCAGATGCAACGCCTGGACAGCGGCGACGCACAGGGGTGGGCGGCCACCTTCACCGAGGACGCCCTCTTCCACCTGCCGACACGCCCGGAGCCGATGCGCGGCCGCGCGGCCCTGGAGAGCGGCGCCCGTACGGCGGCGGCCGCGATCGCGGCCGCCGGGGAGCGCCGCCGCCACGTCACCGGCATGTTCGTCATCGACGAACGCCCGGACGGGGCGCTGGACGTGCGCGCGTACACCGTCATCTACGCCACCCGGATCGGGGGCGCCTCCCGGGTGCACCAGGTCTGTGTCTGCGAGGACGTCCTGGTGCGCGCGCAGGGCGGGCTGCGGGTCCGCAGCCGCCGGGTCAGCCTGGACGACCAGGCCACCGGCCAGACCACCGGCCAGACCGCCGGCCAGGCGGGCGGCCAGGCGGGCGGGGCGGGCCATGCGGGGCGGGCGGGCCAGGCTGCCGAGGCCGGTCCGGGCAGGTCGGGTCCGGGCGGGTCCGGTCCGGGCGGGTCCGGGCGGCCCGGACCGGTGCGTCCCTGA
- a CDS encoding cytochrome P450, with amino-acid sequence MTELTGITRAAAPVAFPQDRGCPYEPPAAYAALRDGPALSRVALYDGREVWLVTGHGAARALLADQRLSSDRCRPGFPQLSARLAAIQSDRSPALFGTDDPEHQVQRRMMIPSFSLRSVNAQRPRIQRTVDTLLEAMIAQGPPAELVSAFALPVSLTMICGLLGVPYADHAFFTAQCHRMLSGPTGADARDARGRLDEYLGDLIDRKERQSAPGEGLLDDLVRDQLRAGTLERAELVSLALLMLVAGHETTAGMISLGTLTLLAHPERLAELRADAALWPAAVEELMRMLSISDGLARLALEDIEVAGVTIRAGEGVLFALSVINRDASVYDAPDAPDWHRPARHHLGFGFGIHQCLGQNLARAELEIALSSLFARLPALRPAVPVQEIPFKPGDTTQGLLELPVTW; translated from the coding sequence ATGACGGAACTGACCGGCATCACCCGAGCGGCCGCGCCTGTCGCCTTCCCCCAGGACCGCGGCTGCCCCTACGAACCGCCCGCCGCCTACGCCGCCTTGCGTGACGGGCCGGCCCTGTCCCGCGTCGCCCTCTACGACGGCCGCGAGGTCTGGCTGGTCACCGGCCACGGCGCAGCCCGTGCGCTGCTGGCCGACCAGCGGCTGTCCTCGGACCGCTGCCGCCCCGGCTTCCCCCAGCTGTCGGCCCGCCTCGCGGCCATCCAGAGCGACCGCAGCCCCGCCCTGTTCGGCACCGACGACCCCGAACACCAGGTGCAGCGGCGGATGATGATCCCGTCGTTCTCCCTCAGGAGCGTGAACGCACAGCGGCCCCGCATCCAGCGGACCGTGGACACGCTGCTGGAGGCGATGATCGCGCAGGGCCCGCCCGCCGAGCTGGTCTCCGCCTTCGCGCTGCCCGTGTCGCTGACGATGATCTGCGGCCTGCTCGGCGTGCCCTACGCCGACCACGCGTTCTTCACGGCCCAGTGCCACAGGATGCTGAGCGGCCCCACGGGCGCCGACGCGCGGGACGCCCGCGGCCGGCTGGACGAGTACCTCGGTGACCTCATCGACCGCAAGGAGCGGCAGAGCGCGCCCGGCGAGGGCCTGCTGGACGACCTCGTCCGCGACCAGCTGCGCGCGGGCACCCTGGAGCGGGCCGAACTCGTCTCGCTGGCCCTGCTCATGCTCGTCGCGGGCCACGAGACGACCGCCGGAATGATCTCCCTGGGCACGCTCACCCTGCTCGCCCACCCCGAGCGGCTGGCCGAGCTGCGCGCCGATGCGGCGCTGTGGCCGGCGGCCGTCGAGGAGCTGATGCGGATGCTGTCGATCTCGGACGGACTGGCACGCCTGGCGCTGGAGGACATCGAGGTCGCCGGTGTCACGATCCGGGCCGGTGAGGGCGTCCTCTTCGCGCTGTCGGTGATCAACCGCGACGCGTCGGTGTACGACGCGCCCGACGCCCCCGACTGGCACCGCCCCGCCCGCCATCATCTGGGGTTCGGCTTCGGCATCCACCAGTGCCTGGGCCAGAATCTGGCCCGCGCGGAACTGGAGATCGCCCTGAGCAGCCTGTTCGCGCGGCTGCCCGCGCTGCGGCCGGCCGTCCCCGTGCAGGAGATCCCCTTCAAACCGGGCGACACCACGCAGGGGCTGCTGGAACTCCCCGTCACCTGGTGA
- a CDS encoding ArsR family transcriptional regulator has product MTAVDPDAAETFPSPAGAEAAGSPGAPADAAGALGEPTEQLLELSLGYLYSAALHTAARYDIADLLADGPRTPAELARAAGVDGPQLYRVLRFLATKGVFSEDEAGRFHLTPLAQPLRTDAKRSLRDYVLVRGEEVFWHSAARLHEAVRTGRTAFEGLYGVPFYDYVAADPELGAAFNASMAAFSETLTNDVAAACDLDGAKSAVDVGGGRGGLLRALLRRHPQLTGTLFDLESVVSAHVLDTPELTGRWRAEAGDFFTSVPPGADVYLLKHVLASWPDEECVRILRSCRRAMPGHGRLLVINALVPPGNEPHPGKTIDMVMMTVLNGKSRTRAQYEALLAEAGFAVVSVVEASPHASVVEAAVRH; this is encoded by the coding sequence ATGACAGCTGTTGACCCCGACGCCGCGGAAACCTTCCCCAGCCCGGCCGGCGCGGAAGCGGCCGGCTCCCCGGGCGCCCCCGCCGACGCGGCCGGCGCCCTCGGGGAGCCGACCGAGCAGCTGCTCGAACTGTCCCTGGGCTACCTGTACTCGGCGGCGCTGCACACCGCGGCCCGCTACGACATCGCCGACCTGCTGGCCGACGGCCCGCGCACCCCCGCGGAGCTGGCCCGCGCGGCCGGCGTCGACGGGCCGCAGCTGTACCGGGTACTGCGCTTCCTCGCCACCAAGGGCGTCTTCAGCGAGGACGAGGCCGGCCGCTTCCACCTCACACCGCTCGCCCAGCCGCTGCGCACGGACGCGAAGCGCTCACTGCGCGACTACGTCCTGGTACGCGGCGAGGAGGTCTTCTGGCACTCCGCGGCCCGGCTGCACGAGGCGGTACGCACCGGACGGACCGCCTTCGAGGGCCTGTACGGCGTCCCCTTCTACGACTACGTGGCGGCCGACCCCGAACTGGGGGCGGCGTTCAACGCCAGCATGGCGGCCTTCTCGGAGACACTCACCAACGACGTCGCGGCGGCCTGCGACCTCGACGGCGCCAAGAGCGCCGTCGACGTGGGCGGCGGCCGCGGCGGCCTGCTGCGCGCCCTCCTGCGGCGCCATCCGCAGCTGACGGGCACGCTGTTCGACCTGGAGTCCGTGGTCAGCGCCCATGTGCTCGACACCCCGGAGCTGACGGGCCGCTGGCGCGCCGAGGCGGGGGACTTCTTCACATCGGTCCCCCCGGGGGCCGACGTCTACCTCCTCAAGCACGTGCTGGCCAGCTGGCCGGACGAGGAGTGCGTACGCATCCTGCGCAGCTGCCGCCGGGCGATGCCCGGGCACGGCCGGCTGCTCGTCATCAACGCGCTGGTGCCGCCGGGCAACGAGCCGCACCCCGGCAAGACCATCGACATGGTCATGATGACGGTGCTCAACGGCAAGAGCCGCACGCGCGCGCAGTACGAAGCGCTGCTCGCCGAGGCCGGGTTCGCCGTGGTGAGCGTGGTGGAGGCCTCACCGCACGCCTCGGTCGTCGAGGCAGCCGTGCGGCATTGA
- a CDS encoding PhzA/PhzB family protein translates to MADAAPHGFTDAAALRRKNRATVEKYLADTKGESRLRRHELFVEDGSGGLWTNDTGAPIVIRGRDRLAEHGVWSLKCFPDWEWYNIQVFETQDPGFFWVECDGHGKICFPGYPEGYYENHFLHSFALDDGKIVQNREFMNPFEQLRSLGIPVPEIRRAGIPT, encoded by the coding sequence ATGGCCGACGCCGCACCGCACGGCTTCACCGACGCCGCCGCACTGCGCCGCAAGAACCGTGCCACCGTCGAGAAGTACCTGGCGGACACCAAGGGCGAGAGCCGCCTGCGCCGGCACGAACTGTTCGTCGAGGACGGCAGCGGCGGCCTGTGGACCAACGACACCGGCGCGCCCATCGTCATCCGGGGCCGCGACCGCCTGGCCGAGCACGGCGTCTGGTCGCTGAAGTGCTTCCCGGACTGGGAGTGGTACAACATCCAGGTTTTCGAGACGCAGGACCCCGGCTTCTTCTGGGTGGAGTGCGACGGCCACGGCAAGATCTGCTTCCCGGGCTACCCGGAGGGCTACTACGAGAACCACTTCCTGCACTCCTTCGCCCTCGACGACGGGAAGATCGTGCAGAACCGCGAGTTCATGAACCCCTTCGAGCAGCTGCGCTCGCTGGGCATCCCCGTACCGGAGATCAGGCGCGCCGGAATTCCCACCTGA
- a CDS encoding isochorismatase family protein, which produces MTGIPAISAYPLPTTGQLPAGPAPWEFDPGRAVLLVHDMQRYFLAALPAPLRRELLDNAVRLREHCALLGVPVAYTAQSGGMSAKDRGLLKDFWGPGMRTSAEDRAIVAGLEPGPADPVFAKWRYSAFHRSRLSAWLREQGRDQLVLCGVYAHIGVLATAVDAFSHDIETFLVADAVADFSERQHRQALEYAAALCARVVTTKEVVR; this is translated from the coding sequence ATGACCGGCATCCCGGCCATCTCCGCCTATCCGCTTCCGACCACGGGCCAGCTGCCCGCGGGCCCCGCCCCCTGGGAATTCGACCCCGGACGCGCGGTGCTCCTCGTGCACGACATGCAGCGCTACTTCCTTGCCGCGCTGCCCGCCCCGCTGCGCCGTGAGCTGCTGGACAACGCCGTCCGGCTGCGCGAGCACTGCGCGCTGCTCGGCGTGCCCGTCGCCTACACCGCCCAGTCCGGCGGCATGAGCGCGAAGGACCGCGGCCTGCTCAAGGACTTCTGGGGTCCGGGCATGCGCACCTCCGCCGAGGACCGCGCGATCGTCGCCGGACTGGAACCGGGCCCCGCCGACCCGGTGTTCGCCAAATGGCGCTACAGCGCCTTCCACCGCTCCCGGCTGTCGGCCTGGCTGCGTGAACAGGGCCGCGACCAGCTGGTGCTGTGCGGCGTGTACGCCCACATCGGGGTCCTGGCCACCGCGGTCGACGCGTTCAGCCACGACATCGAGACGTTCCTCGTCGCCGACGCCGTGGCCGACTTCTCCGAGCGGCAGCACCGTCAGGCGCTCGAGTACGCCGCGGCGCTGTGCGCCAGGGTCGTGACGACCAAGGAGGTGGTGAGGTGA
- a CDS encoding anthranilate synthase family protein has translation MSALLERILTAPPAAYALLYRPEATGPDRLDVLTGEVSRPATLAEIPLAEPPLAGSGARHEQLVVVPYRQIAELGYACPDDGAPLLSMTVTGQETVSLYEALSRLPRVATPLSAGSFDQDDDAYAQTVRDVVREAIGTGAGANFVIRRSFVADITGYGPHSALAVFRRLLESESGAYWTFVIHTGERTFVGASPERHISVEDGLAVMNPISGTYRYPPTGPTLPGVMDFLDDAKETDELCMVVDEELKMMARICVSGGQVRGPYLKEMARLAHTEYFIEGRTGRDPREILRETMFAPTVTGSPLESACRIIARYEQGGRGYYSGVAALIGHDGRGARTLDSAILIRTAEIDGGGRLRIGVGSTLVRHSWPQAEAAETRAKAAGLIAALEAGGDSISFAQHPDVRAALERRNDRLAPFWLHAGGTAVVSPPELAGRTVLVVDMEDTFTAMIAHQLRALGLVVTVRRFDEAYTFDGYDLVVLGPGPGDPAEPGDPRMESLRGAVHTLLQGRRPFVAVCLSHQMLALRLGFALIRRELPNQGVQKEIDLFGERVRVGFYNTYAAHGASDSVLVDGIGLVEAARDPATGEVHALRGPHFASMQFHAESVLTPDGPGLLAQAVRTALGVDAARPVAGLAGARTGLHHRAGVAAMTRPQGQHRESGTGTR, from the coding sequence GTGAGCGCGCTGCTGGAGCGGATCCTGACGGCGCCGCCCGCCGCGTACGCTCTGCTGTACCGGCCCGAGGCCACCGGGCCCGACCGCCTCGACGTCCTGACGGGCGAGGTGTCGCGGCCCGCGACGCTGGCGGAGATCCCGCTGGCCGAGCCGCCCTTGGCCGGTTCCGGCGCCCGGCACGAGCAGCTGGTGGTCGTGCCCTACCGGCAGATCGCCGAACTGGGCTACGCCTGCCCCGACGACGGGGCGCCGCTGCTGTCGATGACGGTCACCGGGCAGGAGACGGTGTCCCTGTACGAGGCGCTGAGCCGGCTGCCGCGGGTGGCGACCCCCCTGTCGGCGGGGTCCTTCGACCAGGACGACGACGCTTACGCGCAGACGGTGCGCGACGTCGTGCGGGAGGCGATCGGCACGGGCGCCGGCGCGAACTTCGTCATCAGGCGGTCCTTCGTCGCGGACATCACCGGCTACGGGCCGCACAGTGCCCTGGCCGTCTTCCGCCGCCTCCTGGAGAGCGAGTCGGGCGCGTACTGGACCTTCGTCATCCACACCGGCGAGCGCACCTTCGTGGGGGCGTCGCCGGAGCGGCACATCAGCGTCGAGGACGGGCTGGCGGTGATGAACCCGATCAGCGGGACCTACCGCTATCCGCCGACCGGGCCCACCCTGCCCGGCGTCATGGACTTCCTGGACGATGCCAAGGAGACCGACGAGCTGTGCATGGTGGTCGACGAGGAGCTGAAGATGATGGCCCGGATCTGCGTGTCCGGCGGCCAGGTCAGGGGCCCGTACCTCAAGGAGATGGCCCGCCTGGCGCACACCGAGTACTTCATCGAGGGCCGCACCGGCCGTGACCCGCGCGAGATCCTGCGCGAGACGATGTTCGCGCCGACCGTGACCGGAAGCCCGCTGGAGAGCGCCTGCCGGATCATCGCCCGGTACGAACAGGGGGGCCGCGGCTACTACAGCGGGGTCGCCGCGCTCATCGGCCACGACGGGCGGGGCGCGCGGACGCTGGACTCGGCCATCCTCATCCGTACCGCGGAGATCGACGGCGGCGGCCGGCTGCGGATCGGCGTCGGCTCCACGCTGGTGCGCCACTCCTGGCCGCAGGCCGAGGCGGCCGAGACCCGGGCCAAGGCGGCCGGGCTGATCGCCGCTCTGGAGGCGGGCGGCGACAGCATCTCGTTCGCGCAGCATCCCGACGTGCGTGCCGCTCTGGAGCGGCGCAACGACCGGCTGGCGCCGTTCTGGCTGCACGCGGGCGGCACGGCGGTCGTCTCGCCGCCGGAACTGGCCGGGCGTACCGTCCTCGTGGTCGACATGGAGGACACCTTCACCGCGATGATCGCCCATCAGCTGCGGGCGCTGGGTCTGGTCGTGACGGTGCGGCGGTTCGACGAGGCGTACACCTTCGACGGATACGACCTGGTGGTGCTCGGTCCGGGCCCGGGTGACCCCGCCGAGCCGGGGGACCCCCGTATGGAGAGCCTGCGCGGCGCGGTGCACACCCTGCTTCAGGGGCGGCGGCCGTTCGTGGCGGTGTGTCTCAGCCATCAGATGCTCGCCCTGCGCCTGGGGTTCGCGCTGATCCGCCGGGAGCTGCCCAACCAGGGTGTGCAGAAGGAGATCGACCTCTTCGGGGAGCGGGTGCGGGTGGGCTTCTACAACACGTACGCGGCACACGGAGCAAGCGACAGCGTGCTCGTCGACGGTATCGGGCTGGTCGAGGCGGCCAGGGACCCGGCCACCGGCGAGGTGCACGCGCTGCGCGGCCCGCACTTCGCGTCGATGCAGTTCCACGCGGAGTCCGTGCTCACCCCGGACGGCCCCGGGCTGCTGGCGCAGGCCGTGCGCACGGCGCTGGGAGTCGACGCGGCCCGCCCGGTCGCCGGCTTGGCCGGTGCGAGGACGGGCCTGCACCACCGCGCGGGGGTGGCCGCGATGACCCGGCCGCAGGGACAGCACCGCGAATCCGGCACCGGGACCCGGTGA
- a CDS encoding PhzF family phenazine biosynthesis protein, translated as MHSYLVVDAFTRVRLQGNPVAVFFDGDDLSASVMQRIAREMNLSETTFVLRPRHGGDARIRIFTPVNELPFAGHPLLGTAAALGERTDGDTLRLETAMGTIPFELHRRDGRVTGARMRQPIPTWEPFERAGELLGALGVDKSTLPVDIYRNGPRHVFVGLESTAALSALRPDHRALSRFEDLAANCFAGSGAHWRTRMFSPAYGVVEDAATGSAAGPLVIHLLRHGALTQGRSAEITQGVDMGRPSRMLARIGGSGEDFTSVEVGGDCVIVARGTLLV; from the coding sequence ATGCACTCGTATCTCGTCGTGGACGCTTTCACCCGTGTGCGCCTTCAGGGCAACCCCGTGGCGGTCTTCTTCGACGGCGACGACCTGTCCGCGTCGGTGATGCAGCGCATCGCGCGGGAGATGAACCTTTCGGAGACCACGTTCGTGCTGCGCCCGCGGCACGGCGGCGACGCCCGGATCCGTATCTTCACCCCGGTCAACGAGCTGCCGTTCGCCGGCCATCCGCTGCTGGGGACGGCCGCCGCGCTCGGTGAACGCACCGACGGCGACACGCTGCGCCTGGAGACGGCCATGGGCACGATCCCCTTCGAACTGCACCGCCGGGACGGCCGGGTGACCGGTGCCCGGATGCGGCAGCCGATACCGACCTGGGAGCCGTTCGAGCGGGCCGGTGAACTCCTCGGCGCGCTGGGCGTGGACAAGTCGACGCTCCCGGTGGACATCTACCGCAACGGGCCCAGGCATGTGTTCGTCGGCCTGGAGAGCACGGCCGCGCTGTCCGCGCTGCGCCCCGACCACCGCGCCCTGTCGCGCTTCGAGGACCTGGCGGCCAACTGCTTCGCCGGCTCGGGGGCCCACTGGCGCACCCGGATGTTCTCGCCCGCCTACGGGGTGGTCGAGGACGCGGCCACCGGGTCGGCCGCCGGCCCGCTGGTCATCCATCTGCTGCGGCACGGGGCCCTCACCCAGGGCCGGAGCGCCGAGATCACGCAGGGCGTCGACATGGGCCGCCCTTCCCGCATGCTCGCCCGGATCGGCGGCAGCGGCGAGGACTTCACGAGCGTCGAGGTCGGCGGTGACTGCGTGATCGTGGCCCGCGGGACCCTTCTCGTCTGA
- the phzG gene encoding phenazine biosynthesis FMN-dependent oxidase PhzG — protein sequence MTASRSESLTGTLQVPFPEYEDPVADPVVLLRGWLREARELNVREPAAMALATADARGRASVRTVVLARVTDRGLLFASHRGSRKGREMRENPWASGLLYWRETSRQVSVSGPVRRVSDAASDALWAARPVFTHAMTVASRQSEPLADAAELRERAARLAGSAPHPRPDTFVGFELDAQCLEFWSDGTDRLHERLRYERTDQGWSVTRLQP from the coding sequence ATGACAGCGAGCAGGTCGGAGAGCCTCACCGGCACCCTCCAGGTGCCGTTCCCGGAGTACGAGGACCCGGTCGCGGACCCGGTCGTACTGCTGCGCGGGTGGCTGCGGGAGGCGCGGGAACTGAACGTACGGGAGCCGGCCGCGATGGCGCTCGCCACGGCCGACGCACGCGGCCGCGCGTCGGTGCGCACGGTCGTGCTGGCGCGGGTGACCGACCGCGGTCTGCTCTTCGCCAGCCACCGGGGCAGCCGCAAGGGCCGGGAGATGCGCGAGAACCCGTGGGCGTCGGGTCTTCTGTACTGGCGTGAGACCAGCCGTCAGGTCAGCGTCAGCGGGCCGGTACGGCGGGTGTCCGACGCGGCGTCGGACGCCCTGTGGGCGGCCCGGCCGGTGTTCACCCACGCCATGACGGTGGCGTCCCGGCAGAGCGAGCCGCTGGCGGACGCGGCGGAGCTGCGCGAGCGCGCGGCCCGGCTCGCCGGCTCGGCTCCGCACCCGCGTCCCGACACCTTCGTCGGTTTCGAACTGGACGCCCAGTGCCTGGAGTTCTGGTCCGACGGCACCGACCGGCTGCACGAGCGGCTCCGCTACGAACGCACGGACCAGGGGTGGTCCGTCACCCGTCTACAGCCCTGA
- a CDS encoding carboxymuconolactone decarboxylase family protein — MEARLNLSASPLAGKALKYIASASKAIFDGTTVPKATQDLVMLRASQINGCGFCTDIHTKDAAHAGETTVRVNLVAAWRESTVFTDAERAALELTEQGTRIADAAGGVTDEAWSDASKHYNEEELVALSTLIALINATNRLGVITRQQGGSYQPGQLG; from the coding sequence ATGGAAGCCCGCTTGAACCTCTCCGCCAGCCCGCTCGCAGGCAAGGCCTTGAAGTACATCGCCTCGGCGAGCAAGGCGATCTTCGACGGCACGACGGTGCCGAAGGCAACTCAGGACCTGGTCATGCTCCGCGCCAGCCAGATCAACGGCTGCGGCTTCTGCACCGACATCCACACCAAGGACGCCGCGCACGCCGGGGAGACCACGGTGCGGGTCAACCTGGTCGCGGCCTGGCGCGAGTCCACGGTGTTCACCGACGCCGAGCGCGCCGCCCTGGAGCTGACGGAGCAGGGCACCCGCATCGCCGACGCGGCCGGCGGTGTGACGGACGAGGCCTGGTCCGATGCCTCCAAGCACTACAACGAGGAGGAGCTCGTCGCCCTGTCGACGCTCATCGCCCTCATCAACGCCACCAACCGTCTGGGCGTCATCACCCGGCAGCAGGGCGGCAGCTACCAGCCCGGCCAGCTCGGTTAA
- the sigJ gene encoding RNA polymerase sigma factor SigJ, which produces MSVQSDLGDGRLDPALSAVLSERRQLINLAYRLLGSVADAEDVVQETYVRWYAMSPRQREDIASPGGWLTRVAGRICLDLLGSARAKREMYVGEWVPEPLPDRMEWFSGRSGGAVDPADRVTLDESVNMAFLIVLESMTPAERVAFILHDVFHYSFAEVAEIVGRTPAACRKLASSARRRMRGQQAPETAAAQRAGIVRDFKQAWESQDIEALIGLLDPDATTITDGGGLVGAQLHPVEGGEQVARFFIDSAGTAPDLTILECKVNGQPGLVLQRDGVALSVLAFDVAGDRIKHIWAVLNPDKLRSWTL; this is translated from the coding sequence ATGAGCGTGCAGTCCGATTTAGGAGACGGCCGGCTCGATCCGGCTCTGAGCGCGGTCCTGAGCGAGCGGCGTCAGCTGATCAATCTCGCGTACCGGTTGCTCGGCTCCGTGGCCGACGCCGAGGACGTCGTCCAGGAGACGTACGTCCGCTGGTACGCCATGTCCCCACGGCAGCGGGAGGACATCGCGTCTCCCGGCGGCTGGCTGACCAGGGTCGCCGGCCGCATCTGCCTCGACCTGCTCGGCTCGGCGCGGGCCAAGCGCGAAATGTACGTGGGCGAATGGGTGCCGGAGCCGCTGCCCGACCGTATGGAGTGGTTCAGCGGGCGGTCCGGCGGCGCCGTCGACCCGGCCGACCGGGTCACCCTCGACGAGTCGGTCAACATGGCCTTCCTCATCGTGCTCGAGTCGATGACCCCGGCCGAGCGCGTCGCCTTCATCCTGCACGACGTCTTCCACTATTCGTTCGCGGAAGTGGCGGAGATCGTCGGCCGGACGCCGGCGGCATGCCGCAAGCTGGCCTCGTCGGCCCGCCGCCGTATGCGCGGGCAGCAGGCTCCCGAGACCGCGGCAGCCCAACGCGCGGGCATCGTCAGGGACTTCAAGCAGGCATGGGAGTCCCAGGACATCGAAGCCCTCATCGGCCTGCTCGATCCCGATGCCACGACGATCACCGACGGCGGCGGCCTGGTCGGGGCTCAGCTCCACCCCGTCGAGGGCGGCGAGCAGGTCGCCCGCTTCTTCATCGATTCCGCGGGCACCGCACCCGACCTGACGATCCTGGAGTGCAAGGTCAACGGCCAGCCCGGTCTGGTGCTGCAACGCGACGGTGTCGCCCTGTCGGTGCTGGCGTTCGACGTGGCAGGCGACCGGATCAAGCACATCTGGGCGGTGCTCAACCCCGACAAGCTCCGGTCCTGGACGCTCTGA